One part of the Oceanihabitans sp. IOP_32 genome encodes these proteins:
- a CDS encoding endonuclease/exonuclease/phosphatase family protein, with protein MLKIKRTPYRFANILGVLTLLIIHFVVKEYNFLSALLYYMFPLPVLIAIILFLSFFLDKTFKKIYFLIAAILLFIWLGRSFKINLSETIKPNDLEVVFWNASRKRGFLDAFEQNKGVPDVLVIAEGLKNNLEALKRDYPDYHFYVFKKEIAIFSKTPISGIEKIIGSYGTTIIKFEVNTINFFAVDVSGSIDVPRKWSLDFINTHLENKKNKIILGDFNTPVESKFFKDIKTHFNHAFNQKGNGFRETWCWNIPLLSLDHIWVSKDLKIVKTQKLGTFKSDHSMLRTYIRK; from the coding sequence ATGTTAAAAATTAAAAGAACACCATACCGATTTGCAAACATACTAGGTGTTCTTACCTTGCTCATTATTCATTTTGTAGTTAAAGAGTATAATTTCTTAAGTGCATTACTCTATTATATGTTTCCGTTGCCTGTTCTTATAGCAATCATACTCTTTTTAAGTTTTTTTCTAGATAAAACATTTAAGAAAATTTATTTTTTAATAGCTGCAATACTTTTATTTATTTGGCTAGGAAGAAGTTTTAAAATTAACTTGTCTGAAACTATAAAGCCCAACGATTTGGAAGTCGTTTTTTGGAACGCCTCCAGAAAACGAGGGTTTTTAGATGCTTTTGAGCAAAACAAAGGTGTACCAGATGTTTTAGTAATCGCTGAAGGTTTAAAAAATAACCTTGAAGCTCTTAAGCGCGATTACCCTGATTATCATTTTTATGTCTTTAAAAAAGAAATTGCCATATTCTCAAAAACACCCATATCAGGTATAGAAAAAATAATAGGCTCTTATGGTACAACTATTATAAAATTTGAAGTGAACACCATTAATTTCTTTGCTGTCGATGTATCTGGAAGTATCGATGTACCCAGAAAATGGAGTTTAGATTTTATAAATACACATTTAGAAAACAAAAAAAACAAAATAATTTTAGGTGATTTTAACACTCCAGTTGAATCTAAATTTTTTAAAGACATTAAAACGCATTTTAATCATGCATTTAACCAAAAAGGGAACGGTTTTAGAGAAACTTGGTGTTGGAATATTCCCTTGCTTTCTCTCGATCATATATGGGTATCAAAAGACCTGAAAATTGTTAAAACACAAAAATTAGGGACGTTTAAATCCGATCACAGTATGCTTAGAACATATATTAGAAAATAA
- the pbpC gene encoding penicillin-binding protein 1C, translating to MIRFTDYIKRHIIKLVVLILVLLSYYFCLPNKLFKDATSTVITCSNNELLGAQIADDGQWRFPETDSIPEKFKTCIIQFEDEYFYNHPGFNPISIFKAFRDNLKSGQVTRGGSTLTQQVIRLSRKGKSRTYFEKLKELILATRLEFRYSKDKILSLYASHAPFGGNVVGLNAASWRYFNSDPKYLSWAESATLAVLPNAPSLIYPGKNQERLLQKRNRLLKKLLKNSVIDSLTYNLSILEALPQKPYALPQTAPHLLQKVVVSHSGKRVQTTINTKLQKQVNGMVRNHYNKLSQNEIYNAAVLVLDVDTRQVLAYVGNTPTSRTHQKDVDIIDKPRSTGSVLKPFLYAAMLDAGDILPHTLVADVPTQFGSYNPENYNKSYDGVVPASRALSRSLNVPSVRMLQEFGLDRFHHYLKVLKLKDLKYNANHYGLSLILGGAESSLWDLCKSYAALSSTLNHFSETSSEYFSNEFCEPTFIASEAIDFGQKISDKILFDAASIYLTYNSLKEVNRPESDDSWEFFDGSKQIAWKTGTSFGFRDAWAIGTTKKYVVGVWVGNADGEGRPGLVGVETAAPILFDVFSVLPNSKWFSKPFDEMQAVDICKASGYRASQNCEHTTSEFIQISGLKTKPCPYHVLIHLDKTEQYQVNTSCETVDNIKPKPWFVLPPLMAYYYKTKNPFYKPLPKFRNDCLGNNAISMQFIYPKADNSIFLPKDFDGHTNDLVLKIAHSKPEVTLFWYLNSKYLGSTTDIHEFAVKPTAGKHIITVVDTFGNEVKRWVEIME from the coding sequence GTGATAAGATTTACAGATTACATAAAACGGCATATAATTAAATTGGTAGTTCTTATCTTGGTTTTACTTAGTTATTATTTTTGTTTACCAAATAAGCTTTTTAAAGACGCCACATCGACCGTTATTACTTGTTCTAATAATGAATTGTTAGGAGCGCAAATTGCAGATGATGGACAATGGCGATTTCCTGAAACCGATTCGATTCCAGAAAAGTTTAAAACGTGCATCATTCAATTTGAGGACGAATATTTTTATAATCACCCTGGCTTTAATCCTATTTCTATATTTAAAGCCTTTAGAGATAATTTAAAAAGCGGACAAGTTACACGTGGCGGTAGTACCTTAACACAGCAGGTTATCCGACTTTCTAGAAAAGGTAAATCACGTACTTATTTCGAAAAATTAAAAGAACTTATTTTAGCTACAAGGCTAGAATTTCGATACTCTAAAGATAAAATATTATCGCTTTATGCTAGTCATGCGCCATTTGGTGGCAATGTGGTAGGTTTAAACGCTGCATCTTGGCGTTATTTTAATAGCGACCCCAAATATTTGTCTTGGGCAGAAAGCGCCACTCTAGCGGTTTTACCTAATGCACCGAGTTTAATTTATCCTGGAAAAAATCAGGAGCGTTTGCTTCAAAAACGGAATCGATTACTAAAAAAACTATTAAAAAATAGCGTTATTGATTCTTTAACTTACAACTTATCTATTCTCGAGGCGTTACCTCAAAAGCCCTATGCCTTGCCGCAAACAGCACCTCATTTGTTACAAAAAGTAGTAGTATCGCACTCTGGAAAACGTGTACAAACAACAATTAATACTAAGCTTCAAAAGCAGGTTAACGGTATGGTTCGAAATCATTATAACAAACTAAGTCAGAATGAAATTTACAATGCGGCAGTTTTAGTTTTAGATGTAGATACCAGACAAGTTTTGGCCTATGTAGGAAACACACCAACCTCTAGGACTCATCAAAAAGATGTTGATATTATTGATAAACCCAGAAGCACAGGTAGTGTTTTAAAACCTTTTTTATACGCGGCGATGCTTGATGCTGGCGATATTTTACCCCATACTTTGGTGGCCGATGTACCTACTCAATTTGGAAGTTATAACCCCGAAAACTATAATAAAAGTTACGATGGGGTAGTACCAGCAAGTCGGGCATTATCACGATCATTAAATGTGCCTTCGGTTAGAATGTTACAGGAATTTGGTTTAGATCGATTTCATCATTATTTAAAAGTATTAAAGTTAAAGGATTTAAAATACAATGCCAATCATTATGGTTTGTCCTTAATTCTTGGTGGAGCAGAAAGTAGTTTGTGGGATTTGTGTAAAAGTTATGCGGCTTTATCGTCCACTTTAAATCATTTTTCTGAAACTTCTAGTGAATATTTTTCAAATGAATTTTGCGAACCAACTTTTATAGCTTCTGAAGCGATAGATTTTGGCCAGAAAATAAGCGATAAAATCTTATTCGATGCGGCTTCAATATATTTAACGTATAACAGTTTAAAAGAAGTTAACAGACCAGAAAGCGACGATAGCTGGGAGTTTTTTGATGGCTCCAAACAAATCGCATGGAAAACAGGCACTAGTTTTGGTTTTCGTGATGCTTGGGCCATTGGAACCACCAAAAAATACGTGGTTGGTGTTTGGGTGGGTAATGCCGATGGTGAAGGTCGGCCGGGTTTAGTTGGTGTAGAAACTGCGGCGCCGATTTTATTTGATGTGTTTAGTGTATTACCAAATAGTAAATGGTTTTCTAAACCTTTTGATGAAATGCAAGCGGTAGATATTTGTAAAGCAAGTGGCTATAGAGCTTCTCAAAATTGTGAACATACAACAAGTGAATTTATTCAAATAAGTGGACTAAAAACCAAACCTTGTCCGTATCACGTTTTAATTCATTTAGATAAAACAGAGCAATACCAAGTGAATACTTCTTGTGAAACTGTAGATAATATAAAGCCGAAACCTTGGTTTGTTTTACCACCATTAATGGCATATTATTACAAGACCAAAAATCCGTTTTATAAACCGTTACCTAAGTTTAGAAACGATTGTTTGGGAAATAATGCCATTAGCATGCAATTTATTTATCCTAAAGCAGATAATAGCATCTTTTTACCTAAAGACTTTGATGGCCATACCAACGATTTGGTTTTAAAAATAGCGCATTCAAAACCCGAGGTTACTCTTTTTTGGTATTTAAATTCAAAATATTTGGGTAGCACAACAGATATCCATGAGTTTGCTGTAAAACCAACGGCTGGAAAACATATAATTACGGTGGTTGATACCTTTGGGAACGAAGTAAAACGCTGGGTTGAAATTATGGAATAG
- a CDS encoding outer membrane beta-barrel protein has protein sequence MKKFTTLSMLFLATVLFAQEEPKSKKLVLSGTVDVYYQTNLTSTDKANDLFNGGEGGVQSFGTSFANQTGFALGMANLIASYDGEKTGAVADLAFGTRGLQAVGGDTDVFINQIYAYWHISQKTTLTLGRFNTYLGYEVISPSGNFNYSTSYLFSSGPFSHVGLKADFSLANDFNLMLAIMNPTDVNNDLVGGYALGAQLGYAGHFLNFYYDDKEILGLELDYTGSFTVTDDFSVGLNVGYADNEGNGFYGAAIYPKLATSDNFAIGLRGEYFNWRTKGAANNPDVFSVTLTGSYSVENLILKPELRLDSNSEAIYYDHDLKPTKELAVFTVAAIYSF, from the coding sequence ATGAAAAAATTCACGACACTATCAATGCTTTTTCTGGCAACGGTATTGTTTGCCCAAGAAGAACCTAAAAGTAAAAAACTAGTGCTTAGTGGTACTGTAGATGTTTATTACCAAACTAATTTAACAAGCACCGATAAGGCTAATGACCTTTTTAATGGTGGAGAAGGTGGAGTTCAATCGTTTGGTACATCGTTTGCTAACCAAACAGGATTTGCATTAGGGATGGCAAATCTAATAGCATCTTACGACGGTGAAAAAACTGGTGCTGTGGCAGATTTAGCTTTTGGAACAAGAGGTTTGCAAGCCGTTGGTGGAGATACCGATGTTTTTATTAACCAAATATATGCGTATTGGCACATCTCGCAAAAAACAACCTTAACTTTGGGTAGGTTTAATACATATTTAGGTTACGAAGTTATTTCGCCTTCTGGAAATTTTAACTATAGTACCTCTTATTTATTTTCTAGTGGTCCTTTTTCTCATGTGGGCTTAAAAGCTGATTTTAGTTTGGCTAACGATTTTAATCTAATGCTAGCCATAATGAATCCCACCGATGTTAATAACGATTTAGTAGGTGGTTATGCCTTAGGAGCACAATTGGGATATGCAGGGCATTTCTTAAATTTCTATTATGATGATAAAGAAATTTTAGGGCTTGAATTGGACTACACCGGAAGTTTTACAGTAACAGACGATTTTTCGGTTGGCCTGAATGTGGGCTATGCCGATAACGAGGGTAACGGGTTTTATGGAGCTGCTATTTACCCGAAACTAGCCACTTCTGATAATTTCGCTATCGGATTACGAGGCGAATATTTTAATTGGAGAACCAAAGGTGCTGCTAATAACCCTGATGTGTTCTCGGTAACGCTAACGGGGAGCTATTCGGTTGAAAACTTAATTCTTAAACCAGAACTGCGCTTAGACAGTAATTCGGAAGCTATTTATTACGACCACGATTTAAAGCCAACAAAAGAACTTGCAGTGTTTACGGTAGCAGCAATTTATTCATTCTAA
- the trmB gene encoding tRNA (guanosine(46)-N7)-methyltransferase TrmB, whose translation MGSKNKLRRFKENETFANVFQPTREELVDSNFELKGHWRSTVFKNNNPLVLELGCGKGEYSIALAQKYPDKNFIGIDIKGARFWRGAKTAIEENINNVAFLRTQIELIDHAFAENEVDEIWITFPDPQIKYKRTKHRLTNIQFLKRYKQILKPEGVVNLKTDSEFMHGYTLGLLHGAGHEVLYANHNVYKQEGSPEEVTSIQTFYESQYLEQNKPITYIRFKINS comes from the coding sequence TTGGGAAGCAAAAATAAACTTAGGCGCTTTAAGGAAAACGAAACTTTTGCCAATGTATTTCAACCAACAAGAGAAGAATTAGTTGATTCGAACTTCGAATTAAAAGGCCATTGGAGGTCAACGGTTTTTAAAAACAATAACCCCTTAGTTTTAGAATTAGGTTGTGGTAAGGGCGAATACAGTATCGCTTTAGCTCAAAAATATCCAGATAAAAATTTTATTGGTATTGACATAAAAGGGGCGCGATTTTGGCGCGGTGCAAAAACGGCCATCGAAGAAAACATAAACAATGTCGCCTTTTTACGAACACAAATTGAACTTATAGACCATGCGTTTGCTGAAAATGAAGTAGACGAAATTTGGATTACATTTCCAGATCCGCAAATAAAATATAAGCGTACAAAACACCGCCTGACTAATATCCAGTTTTTAAAACGTTACAAACAAATTCTAAAACCAGAAGGCGTTGTCAACTTAAAAACTGACAGCGAATTTATGCATGGTTATACGCTTGGTTTACTGCACGGTGCAGGACATGAAGTACTTTATGCAAATCATAATGTATACAAACAAGAGGGTAGCCCAGAAGAGGTTACTAGCATCCAAACCTTTTACGAATCGCAATATTTAGAACAAAACAAACCAATTACGTATATTCGGTTTAAAATTAACAGTTAG
- a CDS encoding LysE family transporter, translating to MTITFIFFLGLFIALVGVVPPGLLNITAAKISLKEGHTRGIVFSIGVCLTVIAQTYIAALFARYLSNHPEVISILQRVAFVIFVLITVYFLFITKKQPKKQKVPKIRSKRSRFFHGVFLSAINVFPIPYQAYMTITLASFGWLKFDQISIITYVAGAATGTFVMLYVYIFFFDKIKEKPFTSQQNMNLIIGCITGIISIITFVNIIRAL from the coding sequence GTGACTATTACCTTTATCTTTTTTTTAGGTTTATTTATAGCTTTAGTGGGGGTTGTTCCGCCAGGGCTTTTAAATATAACAGCCGCTAAAATAAGTCTGAAAGAAGGACATACAAGAGGTATCGTGTTTTCTATAGGTGTTTGTCTTACTGTAATTGCTCAAACCTATATAGCTGCGCTTTTTGCGAGATATTTAAGTAATCATCCAGAAGTTATAAGCATCCTGCAACGCGTAGCCTTTGTTATTTTTGTTTTAATAACTGTTTATTTTTTATTTATAACAAAAAAGCAACCAAAAAAACAAAAAGTACCCAAAATTCGGAGTAAACGCAGTCGCTTTTTTCACGGTGTCTTTTTGTCGGCTATCAATGTCTTCCCCATACCCTACCAAGCCTACATGACCATTACTTTAGCCTCGTTTGGATGGTTAAAATTCGACCAAATAAGTATAATAACTTATGTTGCTGGGGCGGCAACAGGCACCTTTGTTATGCTATATGTGTACATATTCTTTTTCGATAAAATTAAAGAAAAGCCGTTTACCTCTCAACAAAACATGAATCTTATTATAGGTTGTATTACAGGAATTATTTCTATAATTACATTCGTTAATATTATTAGAGCATTGTGA
- a CDS encoding MGMT family protein: protein MKPETLNFFDKVYQVVLLIPFGKVTSYGAIANYLGSSKSARMVGYAMNNSHQKNVPAHRVVNRKGLLTGKHHFDGSNLMQQILESEGIVVVDNQIQNFEKVFWDPSKALKPLKENP from the coding sequence ATGAAACCAGAAACTTTAAATTTCTTTGATAAAGTTTACCAAGTCGTACTATTAATTCCTTTCGGGAAAGTAACGAGTTATGGCGCTATTGCCAATTATTTAGGTTCCAGTAAGAGCGCTCGTATGGTAGGTTATGCCATGAATAATTCACACCAGAAAAACGTCCCTGCCCACCGTGTTGTAAATAGAAAAGGGTTGTTAACGGGCAAACATCATTTTGATGGCAGCAACCTTATGCAGCAAATTTTAGAAAGTGAAGGGATTGTCGTTGTAGATAACCAAATACAAAATTTTGAAAAAGTGTTTTGGGATCCTTCAAAAGCGCTGAAGCCCTTAAAAGAAAACCCCTAG
- a CDS encoding Mrp/NBP35 family ATP-binding protein, with protein sequence MKLSKQDIKKALESITVPGEGMNMIESNAVKNIITFGDEVIVDITITNPSLQAKKRVEVDILKAIHELVYEKAKITVNVSVEAPVKPKANVIKGNPIPGIQNIIAVASGKGGVGKSTVTANLAVTLSKMGFKVGVLDADIYGPSIPMMFDVENERPLAVNIEGKSKMKPVENYGVKVLSIGFFTQPNQAVVWRGPMAAKALNQMIFDAHWETLDFMLIDLPPGTGDIHLSIMQSLPITGAVIVSTPQNVALADAKKGVAMFQQESISVPVLGIIENMAYFIPAELPNNKYFIFGKEGAKNLSEDLKVPFLGELPLVQSIREAGDVGRPAALQQATPLEEAFKKITQNVVEEVVKRNDNLPPTEAIKITTMAGCAAVKKQL encoded by the coding sequence GTGAAATTAAGCAAGCAAGATATAAAAAAAGCACTCGAATCAATTACAGTGCCTGGAGAAGGCATGAATATGATTGAGAGCAATGCCGTAAAAAATATAATCACTTTTGGTGATGAAGTTATTGTAGACATCACCATTACAAACCCAAGTTTACAAGCCAAGAAACGCGTTGAAGTAGATATCTTAAAAGCTATCCACGAGTTGGTTTACGAAAAAGCTAAAATCACTGTAAACGTGAGTGTTGAAGCCCCCGTGAAACCAAAAGCAAATGTTATTAAAGGTAATCCCATTCCTGGAATACAAAATATTATAGCCGTAGCATCCGGAAAAGGTGGCGTAGGAAAATCGACTGTAACCGCAAACTTAGCGGTAACTTTGTCTAAAATGGGCTTTAAAGTAGGGGTTTTAGATGCCGATATTTACGGCCCTTCTATCCCTATGATGTTTGATGTTGAAAACGAGAGACCTTTAGCTGTAAACATCGAAGGGAAATCGAAGATGAAACCCGTAGAAAATTATGGGGTTAAAGTATTGTCTATCGGTTTTTTTACCCAGCCAAATCAAGCTGTGGTATGGCGCGGTCCTATGGCAGCCAAGGCCTTAAATCAAATGATTTTTGATGCGCATTGGGAGACTTTAGATTTCATGCTTATTGATTTGCCACCGGGAACAGGCGACATTCATTTAAGTATTATGCAATCACTCCCTATTACCGGGGCAGTTATTGTTAGTACCCCACAAAATGTAGCCTTAGCAGACGCTAAAAAAGGGGTCGCTATGTTTCAACAGGAGAGTATAAGCGTTCCAGTTTTAGGAATTATTGAAAATATGGCCTATTTTATACCAGCAGAATTACCAAATAATAAATATTTTATCTTTGGTAAAGAGGGTGCCAAAAACCTTTCGGAAGATTTAAAAGTTCCGTTTTTAGGAGAGCTACCTTTGGTGCAAAGCATAAGAGAAGCTGGAGATGTAGGGCGTCCCGCTGCCTTGCAACAAGCGACTCCTTTAGAAGAAGCGTTTAAAAAAATAACGCAAAACGTCGTGGAAGAAGTGGTGAAAAGGAATGACAACTTACCACCTACTGAAGCCATAAAAATTACAACAATGGCCGGTTGTGCGGCAGTTAAAAAACAATTATGA
- a CDS encoding NifU family protein yields the protein MTSEELRLNVEKALEEIRPFLQSDGGDISLLSIEENDTLVKVQLQGACVSCSVNQMTLKSGVEMTIKKYAPQIKEVINIEG from the coding sequence ATGACATCAGAAGAACTTAGATTAAATGTAGAAAAAGCACTCGAAGAAATTCGTCCGTTTTTACAAAGCGATGGCGGTGACATTTCATTGCTATCCATAGAAGAAAATGACACTTTAGTTAAAGTTCAACTACAAGGTGCTTGTGTAAGTTGCAGTGTTAATCAAATGACATTAAAGTCTGGCGTAGAAATGACCATAAAAAAATACGCTCCTCAAATTAAAGAAGTAATCAATATAGAGGGCTAA
- a CDS encoding 2Fe-2S iron-sulfur cluster-binding protein, which yields MEQDVNIKITDRDGVTHEIVAPTDMAMNLMEVVRSYELAPEGTIGVCGGMAMCASCQCYVTSDTELPEKSDDEEAMLSEAFDVKDNSRLGCQIQITPEMEGLEVVLAPES from the coding sequence ATGGAACAAGACGTTAACATAAAAATCACCGATAGAGATGGTGTAACCCATGAGATTGTTGCCCCAACAGATATGGCCATGAATCTTATGGAAGTTGTAAGATCATATGAGCTTGCACCAGAAGGCACTATTGGTGTCTGTGGCGGTATGGCTATGTGTGCCTCCTGCCAATGCTATGTAACAAGCGATACGGAATTGCCAGAAAAAAGTGATGACGAAGAAGCCATGCTTTCTGAAGCATTTGATGTTAAAGATAATAGCCGCTTGGGATGCCAAATTCAAATAACACCAGAAATGGAAGGTTTAGAAGTGGTATTAGCACCTGAAAGTTAG